In one window of Streptomyces griseus subsp. griseus DNA:
- a CDS encoding alpha/beta fold hydrolase has protein sequence MAVAAATAPGWRRAGVAGAAIGVLAAGAAAGVAVERLTVGRGMRKKARLALDATGPYGSLRGTPGRAVADDGTELYYEVDEVEPAAPADAAASDGNRRRRLFGRKASAPVTVVFSHGYCLGQDSWHFQRAALRGLVRAVYWDQRSHGRSERGRAQADGVAVAIDQLGRDLKAVIDAAAPEGRIVLVGHSMGGMTMMALADQYPALIRDRVAAVAFVGTSSGKLGEVNFGLPVAGVRAVRRVLPGVLRALGTQAELVEKGRRATADLFAGLIKRYSFSSRDVDPAVARFAERLIESTPIDVVAEFYPAFTEHDKSGALPAFRDVPVLILAGEKDLVTPSSHSEAIADVLPDAELTLVPDAGHLVMLEHPETVTGRLADLLVRGGAVAAANVGEHGSTAQQPGRR, from the coding sequence ATGGCGGTGGCCGCCGCGACGGCGCCCGGCTGGCGCCGGGCGGGCGTGGCCGGGGCCGCGATAGGAGTGCTCGCCGCCGGCGCGGCGGCCGGGGTCGCCGTGGAGCGGCTCACCGTCGGGCGCGGGATGCGGAAGAAGGCCCGCCTCGCGCTGGACGCGACCGGGCCCTACGGCTCGCTGCGCGGGACGCCGGGCCGGGCCGTCGCCGACGACGGGACCGAGCTGTACTACGAGGTCGACGAGGTGGAGCCGGCGGCGCCCGCCGACGCGGCCGCGTCCGACGGCAACCGCCGCCGCCGGCTCTTCGGGCGCAAGGCCTCCGCCCCCGTCACCGTCGTCTTCAGCCATGGCTACTGCCTCGGCCAGGACTCCTGGCACTTCCAGCGCGCCGCCCTGCGCGGCCTCGTCCGCGCCGTCTACTGGGACCAGCGCAGCCACGGCCGCTCCGAGCGCGGGCGGGCCCAGGCGGACGGGGTGGCCGTCGCCATCGACCAGCTCGGCCGCGACCTGAAGGCCGTCATCGACGCGGCTGCCCCCGAAGGGCGCATCGTGCTCGTCGGCCACTCCATGGGCGGCATGACCATGATGGCCCTGGCCGACCAGTACCCGGCCCTCATCCGCGACCGGGTCGCCGCCGTGGCGTTCGTCGGCACCTCCAGCGGCAAGCTCGGCGAGGTCAACTTCGGGCTGCCGGTGGCGGGCGTGCGGGCGGTGCGCCGGGTGCTGCCGGGGGTGCTGCGGGCGCTGGGGACGCAGGCGGAGCTGGTGGAGAAGGGGCGCCGGGCCACGGCCGACCTCTTCGCCGGGCTGATCAAGCGGTACTCGTTCAGTTCGCGGGACGTGGACCCGGCGGTCGCCCGGTTCGCGGAGCGGCTGATCGAGTCGACCCCGATCGATGTGGTCGCGGAGTTCTACCCGGCCTTCACCGAGCACGACAAGAGCGGCGCGCTGCCCGCCTTCCGGGATGTGCCCGTGCTGATCCTGGCGGGGGAGAAGGACCTGGTCACCCCCAGCTCGCACAGCGAGGCCATCGCCGACGTACTGCCGGACGCCGAGCTGACCCTGGTGCCGGACGCCGGGCACCTGGTGATGCTGGAGCACCCGGAGACGGTCACCGGCCGGCTGGCCGACCTGCTCGTACGCGGCGGGGCGGTCGCTGCCGCTAACGTTGGCGAGCATGGAAGCACCGCACAGCAGCCCGGCCGCCGATAG
- the tsaE gene encoding tRNA (adenosine(37)-N6)-threonylcarbamoyltransferase complex ATPase subunit type 1 TsaE, which translates to MEAPHSSPAADSRETTVAALPEAVTVTITVESPEQMQDLGRRLARVLAPGDLVMLTGELGAGKTTLTRGLGEGLGVRGAVTSPTFVIARVHPSLVEGPALVHVDAYRLGGGLDEMEDLDLDVSLPESVVVVEWGDGKVEELSEDRLRVLIDRATGDTDDERREVTLVGVGPRWAGLREDLA; encoded by the coding sequence ATGGAAGCACCGCACAGCAGCCCGGCCGCCGATAGCCGGGAGACGACCGTGGCGGCCCTCCCCGAGGCCGTCACCGTGACGATCACCGTCGAGTCGCCCGAACAGATGCAGGACCTGGGCCGCCGCCTGGCGAGGGTCCTCGCCCCCGGCGACCTGGTCATGCTCACGGGTGAGCTGGGCGCCGGGAAGACGACGCTGACCCGGGGGCTCGGCGAGGGCCTCGGCGTGCGCGGCGCGGTCACCTCGCCCACCTTCGTCATCGCCCGCGTCCACCCCTCCCTGGTCGAGGGTCCGGCGCTGGTCCACGTCGACGCGTACCGCCTCGGCGGCGGCCTCGACGAGATGGAGGACCTGGACCTCGACGTCTCCCTGCCGGAGTCGGTGGTGGTGGTGGAGTGGGGCGACGGCAAGGTCGAGGAGCTCTCCGAGGACCGGCTGCGCGTGCTCATCGACCGCGCGACCGGCGACACGGACGACGAGCGGCGCGAGGTGACCCTGGTCGGCGTCGGCCCGCGCTGGGCGGGGCTGCGGGAGGACCTGGCGTAG
- the tsaB gene encoding tRNA (adenosine(37)-N6)-threonylcarbamoyltransferase complex dimerization subunit type 1 TsaB: protein MDTATPAVTVALHDGASVIASSGQVDARRHGELLLPAVDRVLAEAGVKLDAVTGVVVGVGPGPYTGLRVGLVTAATFGSALAVPVHGICTLDGLAYAAGQDGLEGAFAVATDARRKEVYWARYENARTRSGEPAVDRPADIAEALAGLPVIGQGAGLYPDAFPDARGPEHVAAGALAALAAERLAAGQELLEPQPLYLRRPDAQVPKNYKVVTPK, encoded by the coding sequence ATGGATACCGCCACGCCCGCCGTCACCGTCGCCCTGCACGACGGTGCGTCCGTCATCGCCTCCTCCGGCCAGGTCGACGCCCGCAGGCACGGTGAACTGCTGCTGCCCGCCGTCGACCGGGTCCTCGCCGAGGCCGGGGTGAAACTCGACGCCGTGACGGGCGTGGTCGTGGGCGTCGGACCCGGCCCCTACACCGGGCTGCGCGTCGGCCTGGTCACCGCGGCGACCTTCGGCTCCGCCCTCGCCGTCCCCGTACACGGGATCTGCACCCTGGACGGCCTCGCGTACGCCGCCGGGCAGGACGGTCTGGAAGGGGCCTTCGCCGTGGCGACGGACGCGCGCCGCAAGGAGGTCTACTGGGCGCGGTACGAGAACGCCCGCACCCGTTCGGGCGAACCCGCCGTCGACCGCCCCGCCGACATCGCCGAGGCGCTCGCCGGGCTCCCCGTGATCGGCCAGGGCGCGGGGCTCTACCCGGACGCCTTCCCGGACGCGCGCGGCCCCGAGCACGTGGCCGCCGGGGCGCTCGCCGCGCTCGCCGCCGAACGGCTGGCCGCCGGGCAGGAGCTGCTGGAGCCGCAGCCGCTCTATCTGCGCCGGCCCGACGCGCAGGTCCCGAAGAACTACAAGGTGGTCACCCCGAAGTGA
- the rimI gene encoding ribosomal protein S18-alanine N-acetyltransferase, whose translation MSAVTAAVLREMRWWDIAPVLELEHALFPDDAWSPGMFWSELAHARGPGATRHYVVAEEPATGRIVGYAGLAALGDLSDVQTIAVSRDAWGTGLGSELLTDLLKAATAFECATVLLEVRVDNTRAQKLYERFGFEPIGFRRGYYQPGNIDALVMRLTMQEDVAENAPETGTE comes from the coding sequence GTGAGCGCCGTCACCGCCGCAGTGCTGCGCGAGATGCGCTGGTGGGACATCGCACCGGTGCTGGAGCTGGAGCACGCGCTCTTCCCGGACGACGCCTGGTCGCCCGGCATGTTCTGGTCCGAGCTGGCCCACGCCCGCGGTCCCGGCGCCACCCGTCACTACGTCGTCGCCGAGGAGCCGGCCACCGGCAGGATCGTCGGGTACGCCGGGCTCGCCGCCCTCGGCGACCTCTCCGACGTCCAGACCATCGCGGTCAGCCGGGACGCCTGGGGCACCGGCCTCGGCTCCGAACTCCTCACCGACCTGCTGAAGGCCGCGACCGCGTTCGAGTGCGCCACCGTGCTCCTCGAAGTCCGGGTCGACAACACCCGGGCGCAGAAGCTGTACGAGCGGTTCGGCTTCGAGCCGATCGGCTTCCGGCGCGGCTACTACCAGCCGGGCAACATCGACGCGCTGGTCATGCGCCTCACCATGCAAGAAGACGTAGCGGAAAACGCACCAGAGACCGGGACTGAATGA
- the tsaD gene encoding tRNA (adenosine(37)-N6)-threonylcarbamoyltransferase complex transferase subunit TsaD: MAADEPLVLGIETSCDETGVGIVRGTTLLADAVASSVDTHARFGGVVPEIASRAHLEAMAPTIERALKEAGISARDLDGIAVTSGPGLAGALLVGVSAAKAYAYALDKPLYGVNHLASHICVDQLEHGPLPEPTMALLVSGGHSSLLLAPDITSDVRPLGATIDDAAGEAFDKIARVLDLGFPGGPVIDRLAREGDPKAIAFPRGLTGPRDAPYDFSFSGLKTSVARWIEAKRAAGEEVPVRDVAASFQEAVVDVLTRKAVRACKDEGVDHLMIGGGVAANSRLRALAQERCERAGIRLRVPRPGLCTDNGAMVAALGAEMVARNRRPSDLELSADSSLPVTEPHVPGADPGHTHDHDHVHEISKDNLYS, from the coding sequence ATGGCTGCCGACGAACCCCTCGTACTCGGCATCGAGACCTCCTGCGACGAGACCGGCGTCGGCATCGTGCGCGGGACCACCCTGCTCGCGGACGCCGTCGCCTCCAGCGTCGACACCCATGCCCGCTTCGGCGGCGTCGTCCCGGAGATCGCCTCCCGCGCCCATCTGGAGGCGATGGCCCCCACCATCGAACGCGCCCTGAAGGAGGCCGGGATCAGCGCCCGCGACCTCGACGGGATCGCGGTCACCTCGGGCCCCGGGCTCGCCGGGGCGCTGCTGGTCGGCGTCTCGGCCGCGAAGGCGTACGCGTACGCCCTGGACAAGCCGCTCTACGGGGTCAACCACCTCGCCTCGCACATCTGCGTCGACCAGCTGGAGCACGGCCCGCTGCCCGAGCCGACCATGGCGCTCCTGGTCAGCGGCGGCCACTCCTCCCTCCTGCTGGCCCCCGACATCACCAGCGACGTCCGCCCGCTCGGCGCGACCATCGACGACGCGGCGGGCGAGGCGTTCGACAAGATCGCCCGCGTGCTGGACCTCGGCTTCCCCGGCGGCCCGGTCATCGACCGCCTCGCGAGGGAGGGCGACCCGAAGGCCATCGCGTTCCCGCGCGGCCTGACCGGCCCGCGCGACGCCCCGTACGACTTCTCCTTCTCCGGCCTGAAGACCTCGGTCGCCCGCTGGATCGAGGCGAAGCGGGCGGCGGGCGAGGAGGTGCCGGTGCGGGACGTGGCGGCGTCCTTCCAGGAGGCCGTGGTCGACGTGCTCACCCGGAAGGCGGTGCGGGCCTGCAAGGACGAGGGCGTCGACCACCTGATGATCGGCGGCGGGGTCGCGGCCAACTCCCGGCTCCGCGCGCTGGCACAGGAGCGGTGCGAGCGGGCGGGCATCCGGCTGCGGGTGCCGCGCCCCGGCCTCTGCACGGACAACGGCGCGATGGTCGCGGCGCTCGGCGCGGAGATGGTCGCCCGCAACCGGCGCCCCTCCGACCTGGAGCTGTCGGCGGACTCTTCGCTCCCGGTGACGGAGCCGCACGTTCCGGGGGCGGACCCCGGCCACACGCATGATCACGACCATGTGCACGAGATCAGCAAGGACAACCTGTACTCATGA
- a CDS encoding TetR/AcrR family transcriptional regulator, with product MPGSEKTEKQTRKPEQKKKPVGRPRRLDPDVMVATARRIVEEEGVAALSMRRVAKELGSTPMALYHYVQDKDELLMLTLSGTAAAFPRPELPEDPRERMVAVAVHMHDIIGRIPWVLDILALGELTDRNALWMVEEIIDCALACGLSPARSVRAYRTIWSYVYGDLVFRRAAARRAEQPSRREFFPEMITEKDTAELPRLTEVKEHWREYAADYETAAELDAIVEGLISRGTRG from the coding sequence GTGCCAGGCAGCGAGAAGACCGAGAAGCAGACCCGGAAGCCCGAGCAGAAGAAGAAACCCGTGGGCCGCCCCCGCAGGCTGGACCCGGACGTGATGGTCGCCACCGCGCGCCGCATCGTCGAGGAGGAGGGCGTGGCGGCCCTGTCCATGCGGCGGGTGGCGAAGGAGCTGGGCTCCACGCCGATGGCGCTCTACCACTACGTGCAGGACAAGGACGAGCTGCTGATGCTCACCCTCTCCGGCACCGCGGCCGCCTTCCCGCGCCCGGAGCTGCCGGAGGACCCGCGCGAGCGGATGGTGGCGGTGGCCGTGCACATGCACGACATCATCGGCCGCATCCCCTGGGTCCTGGACATCCTGGCGCTCGGCGAGCTGACCGACCGCAACGCGCTGTGGATGGTGGAGGAGATCATCGACTGCGCCCTGGCATGCGGCCTCTCCCCCGCCCGCTCGGTGCGCGCGTACCGGACGATCTGGAGTTACGTCTACGGCGACCTGGTCTTCCGCAGGGCGGCGGCCCGCCGCGCGGAGCAGCCCTCCCGGCGGGAGTTCTTCCCCGAGATGATCACGGAGAAGGACACGGCGGAGCTGCCCCGGCTCACCGAGGTGAAGGAGCACTGGCGGGAGTACGCCGCCGACTACGAGACCGCCGCCGAGCTGGACGCGATCGTGGAGGGCCTGATCAGCCGGGGCACACGGGGTTGA
- a CDS encoding MFS transporter translates to MDGTVASGSGADGAARHGRWLLVVALTVQFLVSLDMSVVNVALPDIRSDLGFGRDGLLWVVNAYALAFGGLLMLGGRLADLAGPRRVLTAGLVLFGLASLAGGLAWSPGSLVAARAVQGVGAAALAPVAFALITLAFPAGPARSRALGLWGMAGAAGGAVGVLAGGVLTDVAGWRAVMLVNVPIVAFALVAAARTGPVGGQRRTGARLDLAGALLATAGTTLLVLGLVRASDDGWGSAVTLSTLGAAALLLAAFVAVELRTASPLLRPGLLRGRPVLTANLFCLLLASAQFGAFYFVSLYMQLVLGYGPTAAGFAFLPFCVGVVAGSILATRAVAVLGIRRLMGVGAVLAALGMGWFAATATVDGSFLTSILGPSLLCSLGIGLCFVPLGTAATTDVVPGETGMASGLLNSSRQVGGSLGLAVLVTVAAQATGGGTGVTDLSAGYAAAFWVAAGLLAAAALAAYVLLPGERRAARGPVAAEPVATEHEVAAEHEGDAAGR, encoded by the coding sequence ATGGACGGCACGGTGGCGAGCGGGTCGGGGGCGGACGGGGCGGCACGGCACGGGCGGTGGCTGCTGGTGGTGGCGCTCACCGTGCAGTTCCTGGTGTCGCTGGACATGTCCGTGGTGAACGTGGCCCTGCCGGACATCCGCAGCGACCTCGGCTTCGGCCGGGACGGGCTGCTCTGGGTCGTCAATGCGTACGCCCTCGCCTTCGGCGGACTCCTCATGCTCGGCGGCCGGCTCGCCGACCTGGCGGGGCCCCGCCGCGTCCTCACGGCGGGCCTGGTCCTCTTCGGGCTCGCCAGCCTGGCCGGGGGCCTCGCCTGGTCGCCCGGGTCGCTGGTGGCGGCACGGGCCGTCCAGGGCGTCGGCGCCGCGGCCCTGGCTCCGGTGGCGTTCGCCCTGATCACCCTCGCCTTCCCGGCCGGGCCCGCCCGCTCCCGGGCGCTCGGGCTCTGGGGCATGGCGGGCGCGGCGGGCGGCGCGGTCGGGGTGCTGGCGGGCGGTGTGCTCACCGATGTGGCGGGGTGGCGGGCCGTGATGCTCGTCAACGTGCCGATTGTCGCCTTCGCCCTGGTCGCCGCCGCGCGCACCGGACCGGTCGGCGGGCAGCGGCGGACCGGCGCCCGGCTGGACCTCGCCGGGGCGCTCCTGGCCACGGCCGGGACGACGCTGCTGGTCCTCGGCCTCGTCCGGGCCTCGGACGACGGCTGGGGCTCGGCCGTCACGCTCTCCACGCTCGGTGCGGCGGCGCTCCTGCTGGCCGCCTTCGTCGCCGTCGAACTCCGTACGGCGTCGCCCCTGCTCCGCCCCGGACTGCTGCGGGGGCGGCCGGTGCTCACCGCCAACCTGTTCTGCCTGCTGCTGGCGTCGGCCCAGTTCGGCGCGTTCTACTTCGTCTCGCTCTACATGCAGCTGGTCCTCGGCTACGGGCCGACCGCCGCCGGGTTCGCGTTCCTGCCGTTCTGCGTGGGCGTCGTCGCGGGCTCCATCCTGGCCACCCGCGCGGTCGCGGTGCTCGGCATCCGGCGGCTGATGGGCGTGGGCGCTGTGCTGGCGGCGCTCGGGATGGGGTGGTTCGCGGCCACCGCCACGGTCGACGGCTCCTTCCTCACCTCGATCCTGGGCCCGTCGCTCCTCTGCTCGCTCGGCATCGGCCTCTGCTTCGTGCCGCTCGGTACGGCCGCCACCACCGACGTGGTGCCCGGCGAGACCGGTATGGCGTCCGGGCTGCTCAACAGCTCCCGTCAGGTGGGCGGTTCGCTCGGCCTCGCGGTGCTGGTCACGGTCGCCGCCCAGGCCACGGGCGGCGGCACCGGGGTCACGGACCTCTCCGCCGGGTACGCGGCCGCGTTCTGGGTCGCGGCCGGGCTCCTGGCGGCCGCCGCGCTGGCGGCGTACGTCCTGCTGCCGGGGGAGCGGAGGGCCGCCCGTGGCCCGGTGGCGGCCGAGCCGGTCGCGACGGAGCATGAAGTCGCGGCGGAGCACGAAGGGGACGCGGCCGGCCGATGA
- a CDS encoding VOC family protein produces the protein MQKITPCLWYDGQAKEAAEHYVAVFGGDSRILDISYYGEAGPGTTGDVLTVSFRLAGQEYMGLNGGPQFPFTEAISLSVDCADQAEVDRLWAALSEGGEEGQCGWLKDRYGVSWQIVPNELPGLLADPDPVKAERTMKAMLGMGKLDIQALRDA, from the coding sequence ATGCAGAAGATCACCCCCTGCCTCTGGTACGACGGCCAGGCGAAGGAGGCGGCCGAGCACTATGTCGCGGTCTTCGGCGGCGACTCCCGCATCCTGGACATCAGCTACTACGGCGAAGCCGGTCCCGGGACCACGGGCGACGTCCTCACCGTGAGCTTCCGGCTCGCGGGACAGGAGTACATGGGCCTCAACGGCGGCCCCCAGTTCCCCTTCACCGAGGCGATCTCGCTCTCCGTGGACTGCGCCGACCAGGCCGAGGTGGACCGGCTCTGGGCCGCGCTCTCCGAGGGCGGCGAGGAGGGGCAGTGCGGCTGGCTCAAGGACCGGTACGGCGTCTCCTGGCAGATCGTCCCGAACGAGCTGCCGGGGCTGCTGGCCGACCCGGACCCGGTGAAGGCGGAGCGGACGATGAAGGCGATGCTCGGCATGGGCAAGCTGGACATCCAGGCGTTGCGGGACGCCTGA
- a CDS encoding THUMP-like domain-containing protein yields MGRVNASTPATPADDPARAAFAALRTPEGEHLLAGLRDHDPAAELATATRLRRTHPAELVSAALGQARLRQRAVAKFGAEDAYRMYFTPNGVEQATRTSVATHRAARFAALGVRSVADLCCGIGGDAIALARAGIAVLAVDRDPLTAEVARANAEALGLGALIEVRCADVTEIDTSPYDAVFVDPARRGGKGGAARSASGRGGGRAAGGRIFDPEAYSPPLSWATAAALKAPRAALKIAPGIPHEVIGPEAEAEWISDGGDVKEAVLWYGEGFTPGTFRATLLPSGATLSAPAPLDAPPVGPVGRYLYEPDGAVIRAHLVADIVERCGGRLVDETIAYVTSDVPYSSPYVTGYEITDRLPFNMKKLKALLRERGVGVLTVKKRGSAVEPEELRRRMKLSGPEAATVFLTRVAGAPTMLIGHPLG; encoded by the coding sequence ATGGGACGGGTGAACGCATCGACCCCCGCCACCCCGGCCGACGACCCCGCCCGCGCCGCCTTCGCCGCCCTGCGCACCCCCGAGGGCGAGCACCTGCTGGCCGGGCTGCGCGACCACGACCCCGCCGCAGAGCTGGCCACCGCGACCCGGCTGCGCCGCACGCACCCGGCGGAGCTGGTGTCGGCCGCCCTGGGCCAGGCCCGGCTGCGGCAGCGGGCGGTGGCGAAGTTCGGGGCCGAGGACGCGTACCGGATGTACTTCACGCCCAACGGCGTCGAACAGGCCACCCGCACCTCGGTCGCCACCCACCGCGCCGCCCGGTTCGCCGCGCTCGGCGTGCGGAGCGTGGCGGACCTGTGCTGCGGCATCGGCGGCGACGCCATCGCGCTGGCCCGTGCCGGGATCGCCGTCCTCGCCGTGGACCGCGACCCGCTCACCGCCGAGGTGGCACGCGCCAACGCGGAGGCGCTCGGCCTGGGCGCGCTGATCGAGGTGCGGTGCGCCGACGTCACGGAGATCGACACCTCTCCGTACGACGCCGTCTTCGTGGACCCGGCCCGGCGGGGCGGGAAGGGAGGGGCCGCGCGCAGCGCGTCGGGCAGGGGTGGTGGCCGGGCGGCGGGCGGGCGGATCTTCGACCCGGAGGCGTACTCACCGCCGCTGTCCTGGGCCACGGCCGCCGCGCTGAAAGCTCCCCGCGCGGCGCTGAAGATCGCGCCCGGCATCCCGCACGAGGTGATCGGCCCGGAGGCGGAGGCCGAGTGGATCTCGGACGGCGGCGATGTGAAGGAGGCGGTGCTCTGGTACGGGGAGGGGTTCACGCCCGGTACGTTCCGGGCCACCCTGCTGCCGTCCGGCGCCACCCTCTCCGCCCCGGCCCCGCTGGACGCCCCGCCGGTGGGCCCGGTCGGGCGCTATCTGTACGAGCCGGACGGCGCGGTGATCCGGGCGCATCTGGTCGCGGACATCGTGGAGCGGTGCGGCGGGCGGCTGGTGGACGAGACGATCGCGTACGTCACGAGCGATGTGCCGTACTCCTCGCCGTACGTCACCGGGTACGAGATCACCGACCGGCTGCCGTTCAACATGAAGAAGCTGAAGGCGCTGCTGCGGGAGCGCGGCGTGGGCGTACTGACCGTCAAGAAGCGGGGCTCGGCGGTCGAACCGGAGGAGCTGCGCCGCCGGATGAAGCTGAGCGGGCCCGAGGCGGCGACGGTGTTCCTGACCCGGGTGGCCGGGGCCCCGACGATGCTGATCGGGCATCCGCTGGGGTGA
- a CDS encoding polysaccharide deacetylase family protein, whose amino-acid sequence MKRHRPVSVVLAALLAATITSACASETGGGGAGAPGGPAKPAAGQPNEAAAQAGPARALDTYAGELKRRQAARAVAAKKWGLAKTPLAAPEPPAVKPRITTRKGFEVRDDEGLPPVFTTVPTKEKIVFLTMDDGAEKDPALLRMMTELDIPYSAFLSDYVTNDNYAYFRQMQKRGVALNNHTLNHRYLPGLSYAEQRREICGQQEKLLKEYGKRPTLFRPPYGNYNRDTLVVAKSCGITAVPLWSAEAFADHMEWREWDRDLHPGDIVLTHFRGKGAWKGTMPDMIRLVMKTITDKGYAVAKLEDYV is encoded by the coding sequence ATGAAGCGGCACCGGCCGGTCTCCGTCGTGCTGGCGGCCCTCCTGGCCGCCACCATCACCTCCGCGTGTGCGTCGGAGACGGGTGGCGGCGGCGCGGGAGCCCCGGGCGGACCGGCGAAGCCCGCCGCCGGGCAGCCGAACGAGGCCGCCGCGCAGGCCGGGCCCGCCCGCGCTCTGGACACGTACGCCGGGGAACTCAAGCGGAGACAGGCCGCACGGGCCGTCGCCGCGAAGAAGTGGGGGCTGGCCAAGACTCCGCTCGCGGCCCCCGAGCCGCCGGCGGTGAAGCCGCGCATCACCACCCGCAAGGGGTTCGAGGTCCGGGACGACGAGGGGCTGCCGCCCGTCTTCACCACCGTCCCCACCAAGGAGAAGATCGTCTTCCTCACCATGGACGACGGGGCGGAGAAGGACCCCGCGCTGCTGCGGATGATGACCGAACTGGACATCCCGTACAGCGCCTTCCTGAGTGACTACGTCACCAATGACAACTACGCGTACTTCCGGCAGATGCAGAAGCGCGGGGTGGCCCTCAACAACCACACGCTCAACCACCGCTATCTGCCCGGCCTCTCCTACGCCGAGCAGAGGCGGGAGATCTGCGGCCAGCAGGAGAAGCTCCTCAAGGAGTACGGGAAGCGGCCCACCCTCTTCCGCCCGCCCTACGGCAACTACAACCGCGACACCCTCGTCGTCGCCAAGAGCTGCGGCATCACCGCCGTGCCCCTGTGGTCCGCCGAGGCCTTCGCCGACCACATGGAGTGGCGCGAGTGGGACCGGGACCTGCACCCCGGCGACATCGTCCTCACCCACTTCCGGGGCAAGGGCGCCTGGAAGGGCACGATGCCCGACATGATCCGCCTGGTCATGAAGACCATCACGGACAAGGGGTACGCGGTGGCGAAGCTGGAGGACTACGTCTGA
- the groES gene encoding co-chaperone GroES, with protein sequence MSTTSSKVAIKPLEDRIVVQPLDAEQTTASGLVIPDTAKEKPQEGVVLAVGPGRFENGERLPLDVKTGDVVLYSKYGGTEVKYNGEEYLVLSARDVLAIVEK encoded by the coding sequence GTGTCGACCACCAGCTCCAAGGTTGCGATCAAGCCGCTTGAGGACCGCATTGTGGTCCAGCCGCTCGACGCCGAGCAGACCACGGCTTCCGGCCTGGTCATTCCGGACACCGCGAAGGAGAAGCCCCAGGAGGGCGTCGTCCTCGCCGTGGGCCCGGGCCGCTTCGAGAACGGCGAGCGTCTTCCGCTCGACGTCAAGACCGGCGACGTCGTCCTGTACAGCAAGTACGGCGGCACCGAGGTGAAGTACAACGGCGAGGAGTACCTCGTCCTCTCGGCCCGCGACGTCCTCGCGATCGTCGAGAAGTAA